One part of the Glycine soja cultivar W05 chromosome 11, ASM419377v2, whole genome shotgun sequence genome encodes these proteins:
- the LOC114377470 gene encoding magnesium transporter MRS2-11, chloroplastic-like isoform X2 has product MALFWPHVLQFRSQPSLGHANCVFFSDLTESRSVELSCTDSFTLVRRCKISGPAPAALKPVKCLGRSTGEKQWSDAETAVSDTDEVADEPNDRNQTSVPTNGRVESQRIATTSSGDSLSLGIREPVYEVVEVRSNGKVSTRKINRRQLLKSSGLRPRDIRSVDPSLFMTNSMPALLVREYAILLNLGSLRAIAMQDCVLIFDNNRIGGKAFLETLLPRLNPKNNNGGPSMPFELEVVEAALLSRIQRLEQRLMDLEPRVQALLEALPNRLTGDILEQLRISKQTLVELGSKAGALRQMLLDLLEDPHEIRRICIMGRNCTLSKGNNDMECSVPFEKQNAEEEEEEIEMLLENYLQRCESCHGQAERLLDSAREMEDSIAVSLRYIWHEPEVLS; this is encoded by the exons ATGGCGTTATTTTGGCCGCACGTGCTGCAGTTCCGTTCTCAACCTTCGCTCGGACATGCTAACTGCGTGTTCTTCTCCGATCTCACTGAATCCCGCTCTGTAGAACTTTCATGCACTGATTCCTTCACTCTGGTTCGCCGGTGCAAGATCTCCGGTCCGGCTCCGGCGGCGCTGAAACCGGTGAAATGCCTCGGCAGATCTACGGGGGAGAAGCAATGGAGTGACGCCGAAACCGCCGTATCCGACACCGACGAAGTTGCTGATGAACCGAATGACCGGAACCAAACTTCTGTTCCGACAAATGGTCGCGTTGAGTCGCAGAGGATTGCCACCACGTCTTCCGgcgactctctctctctcggaATTCGAGAACCGGTTTATGAA GTTGTTGAAGTGAGGTCCAATGGGAAAGTATCAACTAGAAAAATCAACAGGAGACAATTGTTGAAGTCAAGTG GTCTTCGTCCACGGGACATTCGAAGTGTGGATCCTTCATTGTTTATGACAAATTCAATGCCTGCTTTGCTG GTCCGGGAGTATGCTATACTTCTAAATCTGGGTTCACTACGAGCAATAGCAATGCAAGATTGTGTACTTATATTTGACAATAATcg TATAGGAGGGAAAGCTTTTCTGGAGACATTGCTACCTCGATTGAACCCCAAGAACAACAATGGAGGGCCATCAATGCCATTTGAACTTGAG GTTGTTGAAGCAGCATTGCTTTCAAGAATACAGCGattggagcagagattgatgGACTTAGAACCTCGT GTACAAGCTCTTCTTGAGGCATTGCCAAATCGGTTAACTGGTGACATATTGGAGCAGCTTCGTATTAGCAAACAAACTTTG GTTGAGTTAGGTTCTAAGGCAGGAGCTCTCAGACAGATGCTGCTTGACCttctggaggatccccatgaaatACGCCGTATATGTATCATGGGAAGAAACTGCACACTTAGTAAAGGAAACAATGATATGGAATGTTCAGTGCCTTTTGAAAAGCAGAATGCTGAGG aggaggaggaggaaatcGAAATGCTTCTGGAAAATTATCTTCAAAG ATGTGAATCTTGTCATGGTCAAGCTGAAAGGCTTCTTGATTCTGCAAGGGAAATGGAAGATTCTATAGCTGTCAGTTTGAG GTATATTTGGCATGAACCTGAAGTCCTATCTTGA
- the LOC114377470 gene encoding magnesium transporter MRS2-11, chloroplastic-like isoform X1: MALFWPHVLQFRSQPSLGHANCVFFSDLTESRSVELSCTDSFTLVRRCKISGPAPAALKPVKCLGRSTGEKQWSDAETAVSDTDEVADEPNDRNQTSVPTNGRVESQRIATTSSGDSLSLGIREPVYEVVEVRSNGKVSTRKINRRQLLKSSGLRPRDIRSVDPSLFMTNSMPALLVREYAILLNLGSLRAIAMQDCVLIFDNNRIGGKAFLETLLPRLNPKNNNGGPSMPFELEVVEAALLSRIQRLEQRLMDLEPRVQALLEALPNRLTGDILEQLRISKQTLVELGSKAGALRQMLLDLLEDPHEIRRICIMGRNCTLSKGNNDMECSVPFEKQNAEEEEEEIEMLLENYLQRCESCHGQAERLLDSAREMEDSIAVSLSSRRLEVSRVELLLQVGTFCVAIGALVAGIFGMNLKSYLEEHVLAFWLTTAGIIIGGIIAFFLMYSYLRARKIF, encoded by the exons ATGGCGTTATTTTGGCCGCACGTGCTGCAGTTCCGTTCTCAACCTTCGCTCGGACATGCTAACTGCGTGTTCTTCTCCGATCTCACTGAATCCCGCTCTGTAGAACTTTCATGCACTGATTCCTTCACTCTGGTTCGCCGGTGCAAGATCTCCGGTCCGGCTCCGGCGGCGCTGAAACCGGTGAAATGCCTCGGCAGATCTACGGGGGAGAAGCAATGGAGTGACGCCGAAACCGCCGTATCCGACACCGACGAAGTTGCTGATGAACCGAATGACCGGAACCAAACTTCTGTTCCGACAAATGGTCGCGTTGAGTCGCAGAGGATTGCCACCACGTCTTCCGgcgactctctctctctcggaATTCGAGAACCGGTTTATGAA GTTGTTGAAGTGAGGTCCAATGGGAAAGTATCAACTAGAAAAATCAACAGGAGACAATTGTTGAAGTCAAGTG GTCTTCGTCCACGGGACATTCGAAGTGTGGATCCTTCATTGTTTATGACAAATTCAATGCCTGCTTTGCTG GTCCGGGAGTATGCTATACTTCTAAATCTGGGTTCACTACGAGCAATAGCAATGCAAGATTGTGTACTTATATTTGACAATAATcg TATAGGAGGGAAAGCTTTTCTGGAGACATTGCTACCTCGATTGAACCCCAAGAACAACAATGGAGGGCCATCAATGCCATTTGAACTTGAG GTTGTTGAAGCAGCATTGCTTTCAAGAATACAGCGattggagcagagattgatgGACTTAGAACCTCGT GTACAAGCTCTTCTTGAGGCATTGCCAAATCGGTTAACTGGTGACATATTGGAGCAGCTTCGTATTAGCAAACAAACTTTG GTTGAGTTAGGTTCTAAGGCAGGAGCTCTCAGACAGATGCTGCTTGACCttctggaggatccccatgaaatACGCCGTATATGTATCATGGGAAGAAACTGCACACTTAGTAAAGGAAACAATGATATGGAATGTTCAGTGCCTTTTGAAAAGCAGAATGCTGAGG aggaggaggaggaaatcGAAATGCTTCTGGAAAATTATCTTCAAAG ATGTGAATCTTGTCATGGTCAAGCTGAAAGGCTTCTTGATTCTGCAAGGGAAATGGAAGATTCTATAGCTGTCAGTTTGAG TTCACGTAGGCTTGAGGTTAGCAGAGTAGAACTGCTTTTGCAGGTTGGAACATTCTGTGTGGCAATAGGCGCCCTTGTAGCAG GTATATTTGGCATGAACCTGAAGTCCTATCTTGAGGAACATGTG TTGGCATTTTGGCTGACAACAGCAGGGATAATTATTGGTGGCATTATTGCTTTCTTTCTAATGTATTCCTACCTCAGGGCtaggaaaatattttaa
- the LOC114374918 gene encoding GDSL esterase/lipase At5g22810-like, producing MGFSSYFLTSLLLVVVFNVAKGQPLVPALFIFGDSVVDVGNNNHLYTVVKANFPPYGRDFKNHNPTGRFCNGKLASDYTAENLGFTSYPPAYLNLKAKGNNLLNGANFASAASGYYDPTAKLYHAIPLSQQLEHYKECQNILVGTVGQPNASSIISGAIYLISAGNSDFIQNYYINPLLYKVYTADQFSDILLQSYATFIQNLYALGARRIGVTSLPPMGCLPAAITLFGSDSNRCVVKLNNDSVNFNKKLNTTSQSLQKSLSGLKLVILDIYQPLYDLVTKPSENGFFEARKACCGTGLLETSVLCNQKSIGTCANASEYVFWDGFHPSDAANKVLSDDLLAAGISLIS from the exons ATGGGGTTTTCTAGTTATTTCTTGACTTCCTTGCTTCTGGTTGTAGTGTTCAATGTGGCTAAAGGGCAGCCTCTGGTCCCTGCCCTGTTCATATTTGGGGACTCTGTGGTTGATGTGGGAAATAATAACCACTTATACACCGTTGTTAAAGCAAACTTCCCTCCTTATGGAAGAGACTTCAAGAATCACAATCCAACAGGGAGGTTTTGCAATGGAAAGCTTGCATCAGACTACACAG CTGAAAACCTTGGATTTACCTCTTACCCACCAGCTTACCTCAACTTAAAGGCCAAAGGAAATAACCTCTTGAATGGTGCCAACTTTGCCTCTGCTGCTTCAGGCTACTATGATCCCACAGCCAAGTTATAT CATGCAATTCCATTGAGCCAACAGCTGGAACACTACAAAGAGTGCCAGAATATATTGGTGGGAACAGTAGGGCAGCCTAATGCTTCATCAATTATATCTGGTGCTATATATCTCATCAGTGCTGGGAACAGTGACTTTATTCAGAACTATTATATAAATCCACTGCTTTACAAGGTTTACACTGCTGATCAATTCTCAGACATTCTCTTGCAAAGCTATGCCACTTTCATTCAG AATTTATATGCACTTGGAGCAAGGAGGATTGGTGTGACATCATTACCTCCAATGGGTTGTCTGCCAGCAGCCATCACTCTCTTTGGCTCTGATAGCAACCGTTGTGTGGTTAAACTAAATAATGATTCTGTTAACTTCAATAAGAAGCTAAATACCACATCTCAGAGCTTGCAAAAATCTCTTTCGGGTCTCAAATTGGTCATCCTTGATATCTACCAACCTCTCTATGACCTTGTCACTAAACCTTCTGAAAATG GATTTTTTGAAGCAAGGAAGGCTTGCTGTGGAACAGGCTTGCTAGAAACATCTGTATTGTGCAATCAGAAGTCCATAGGAACATGTGCCAATGCATCTGAATACGTATTTTGGGATGGTTTTCATCCCTCTGATGCTGCAAACAAGGTTTTGTCAGATGACTTGTTGGCTGCTGGCATCTCTCTCATATCCTAA
- the LOC114374432 gene encoding protein SAAL1-like isoform X1, giving the protein MAVPADPIIEVEEVEEDGPTHHPPAPSHEFFDLSTTVDPSYIISLIRKLLPLDSASRRSLSEVASHGTNQGEEERGAAPSSSVSSDENLKSSKNKSENMDVDVSGEISRGECQDTGDGIEHSSVSVGEDAWEEYGCILWDLAASKTHAELMVENLILEVLLGNLLVCKSERVTEISIGIIGNLACHEVPMKHIISTEGLIEIILDKLFMDDPQCLCETCRLLTVGLQSGESIAWAEALQSEHILCQILWIAENTLNLQLLEKIIGLILAILESQQKVVDAILPPMMKLGLANILISLLTFEISKLMTERIPERYSILDLILRAIEALSVMDDHSQEICSSSELFQLLCDLVKFPDKVEVGNCCVTAAVLIANMLSDVADQASKISQDLRLLDGLLDIFPFASDDVEARNALWNVIARILVRIRETEMSPSSVHHYVSVLVRKLDLIEDELLNQQVESGHEQESLSYPGSTANARDTSLGRIISILNQWTAEKENAKNNGNAEVPVSETDAKRLLDCCHKFLK; this is encoded by the exons ATGGCGGTTCCGGCAGATCCAATCATTGAAGTAGAAGAAGTAGAGGAGGATGGTCCCACGCACCACCCTCCTGCTCCTTCACACGAG TTTTTTGATTTATCAACGACAGTTGATCCGAGTTACATAATCTCCTTGATAAGAAAGCTTCTGCCGTTGGATTCTGCTTCTCGGAGAAGCTTGAGTGAAGTTGCTTCACATGGCACTAaccaaggagaagaagaaagaggggCTGCGCCCTCTTCGTCTGTTTCGAGTGATGAAAACCTTAAATCGTCCAAGAATAAATCTGAGAATATGGATGTTGATGTTTCCGGTGAAATTTCGCGTGGAGAATGTCAAGATACCGGTGATGGAATTGAACATTCCAGTGTCTCGGTTGGAGAAGATGCGTGGGAGGAATATGGTTGCATTTTGTGGGATTTAGCTGCCAGTAAAACACACGCGGAACTCATG GTGGAGAATCTAATACTTGAAGTTCTTTTAGGTAATCTACTTGTTTGCAAATCAGAGCGGGTTACT GAAATTAGCATAGGAATTATTGGGAACCTTGCCTGTCATGAAGTTCCAATGAAGCATATAATCTCGACAGAAGGACTGATTGAGATAATTCTGGACAAATTGTTTATGGATGATCCTCAATGCCTATGTGAAACATGCCG TTTGTTGACCGTGGGTCTTCAAAGTGGTGAATCTATTGCATGGGCTGAGGCATTGCAGTCTGAACATATACTATGTCAAATATTATGGATTGCAGAAAATACATTGAACCTTCAGCTTTTAGAGAAG ATCATTGGGCTTATTTTAGCTATATTAGAAAGTCAGCAGAAAGTTGTGGATGCTATCCTTCCACCTATGATGAAGCTTGGTTTGGCAAATATATTGATCAGTCTCTTGACTTTTGAGATCAGCAAATTAATGACAGAAAGAATACCTGAAAG GTACTCAATTCTCGATTTAATTCTTCGTGCAATTGAAGCCCTGTCTGTTATGGATGATCATTCTCAGGAAATTTGTTCAAGTTCAGAGCTCTTTCAACTATTATGTGATCTGGTTAAGTTCCCAGATAAAGTTGAG GTTGGGAACTGCTGTGTTACTGCTGCTGTTCTCATTGCAAATATGTTGTCTGATGTTGCTGATCAGGCTTCAAAGATTTCACAGG atttgCGCCTATTAGATGGTCTGCTTGATATATTCCCTTTTGCTTCGGATGATGTGGAAGCAAGAAATGCACTCTGGAATGTAATTGCCAGGATATTGGTTAGAATTCGGGAAACTGAAATGAGCCCTTCAAGTGTACATCACTATGTTTCTGTTCTTGTCAGAAAACTTGATCTGATTGAAGATGAGCTTCTCAACCAACAAGTTGAATCTGGTCATGAACAGGAAAGCTTGTCTTATCCTGGCTCAACAGCAAATGCTAGAGATACATCT CTTGGAAGGATCATCAGTATTCTGAATCAGTGGACTGCTGAAAAGGAGAATGCCAAGAATAATGGGAATGCTGAAGTTCCTGTTAGTGAGACAGATGCAAAAAGATTGTTGGATTGCTGCCATAAATTCCTTAAGTAG
- the LOC114374432 gene encoding protein saal1-like isoform X2 has product MDVDVSGEISRGECQDTGDGIEHSSVSVGEDAWEEYGCILWDLAASKTHAELMVENLILEVLLGNLLVCKSERVTEISIGIIGNLACHEVPMKHIISTEGLIEIILDKLFMDDPQCLCETCRLLTVGLQSGESIAWAEALQSEHILCQILWIAENTLNLQLLEKIIGLILAILESQQKVVDAILPPMMKLGLANILISLLTFEISKLMTERIPERYSILDLILRAIEALSVMDDHSQEICSSSELFQLLCDLVKFPDKVEVGNCCVTAAVLIANMLSDVADQASKISQDLRLLDGLLDIFPFASDDVEARNALWNVIARILVRIRETEMSPSSVHHYVSVLVRKLDLIEDELLNQQVESGHEQESLSYPGSTANARDTSLGRIISILNQWTAEKENAKNNGNAEVPVSETDAKRLLDCCHKFLK; this is encoded by the exons ATGGATGTTGATGTTTCCGGTGAAATTTCGCGTGGAGAATGTCAAGATACCGGTGATGGAATTGAACATTCCAGTGTCTCGGTTGGAGAAGATGCGTGGGAGGAATATGGTTGCATTTTGTGGGATTTAGCTGCCAGTAAAACACACGCGGAACTCATG GTGGAGAATCTAATACTTGAAGTTCTTTTAGGTAATCTACTTGTTTGCAAATCAGAGCGGGTTACT GAAATTAGCATAGGAATTATTGGGAACCTTGCCTGTCATGAAGTTCCAATGAAGCATATAATCTCGACAGAAGGACTGATTGAGATAATTCTGGACAAATTGTTTATGGATGATCCTCAATGCCTATGTGAAACATGCCG TTTGTTGACCGTGGGTCTTCAAAGTGGTGAATCTATTGCATGGGCTGAGGCATTGCAGTCTGAACATATACTATGTCAAATATTATGGATTGCAGAAAATACATTGAACCTTCAGCTTTTAGAGAAG ATCATTGGGCTTATTTTAGCTATATTAGAAAGTCAGCAGAAAGTTGTGGATGCTATCCTTCCACCTATGATGAAGCTTGGTTTGGCAAATATATTGATCAGTCTCTTGACTTTTGAGATCAGCAAATTAATGACAGAAAGAATACCTGAAAG GTACTCAATTCTCGATTTAATTCTTCGTGCAATTGAAGCCCTGTCTGTTATGGATGATCATTCTCAGGAAATTTGTTCAAGTTCAGAGCTCTTTCAACTATTATGTGATCTGGTTAAGTTCCCAGATAAAGTTGAG GTTGGGAACTGCTGTGTTACTGCTGCTGTTCTCATTGCAAATATGTTGTCTGATGTTGCTGATCAGGCTTCAAAGATTTCACAGG atttgCGCCTATTAGATGGTCTGCTTGATATATTCCCTTTTGCTTCGGATGATGTGGAAGCAAGAAATGCACTCTGGAATGTAATTGCCAGGATATTGGTTAGAATTCGGGAAACTGAAATGAGCCCTTCAAGTGTACATCACTATGTTTCTGTTCTTGTCAGAAAACTTGATCTGATTGAAGATGAGCTTCTCAACCAACAAGTTGAATCTGGTCATGAACAGGAAAGCTTGTCTTATCCTGGCTCAACAGCAAATGCTAGAGATACATCT CTTGGAAGGATCATCAGTATTCTGAATCAGTGGACTGCTGAAAAGGAGAATGCCAAGAATAATGGGAATGCTGAAGTTCCTGTTAGTGAGACAGATGCAAAAAGATTGTTGGATTGCTGCCATAAATTCCTTAAGTAG